One part of the Vibrio hyugaensis genome encodes these proteins:
- a CDS encoding lipocalin-like domain-containing protein gives MNPLIQTSALALSILVLAGCKESQPKQQSMGALLGGDRKVGNQIDGNETQADNPLFTPVVKGVELTFPADHQAHPNFRHEWWYLTANLIDEDGNPLGVQWTQFRFAAAPPTAEDDVKKTDWQTQQIYMAHSAVTTTDKHYADEKWSRDQVSLAGVDTSPFRVYLDDWQWTSSTNDLFPATLNANSEQFGYSLTLTSNAPYQKQGEQGYSTKSANGQVASYYYSQPFIDVSGEVTIDGETHQVSGKGWIDREWSSQFLLDSQQGWDWFALRLSDETSLVVFQLRDSKTGQANYSHARLMQKDGEGIKIEQNEIRLKPTKQTQIEGRDYPTEWLVSIPAQRIEVTVSAFNPNAKMPLSVPYWEGPVSIEGSHSGTGYMELTGY, from the coding sequence ATGAATCCACTCATTCAAACTTCCGCTCTCGCACTCAGTATTTTAGTCCTTGCTGGCTGCAAAGAGTCCCAACCAAAACAGCAAAGTATGGGCGCATTACTTGGCGGAGATAGAAAGGTCGGAAATCAAATCGACGGCAATGAAACTCAGGCCGATAATCCGTTGTTCACGCCTGTAGTTAAAGGAGTTGAACTCACTTTCCCAGCAGACCATCAAGCGCACCCGAATTTTCGTCATGAATGGTGGTACTTAACCGCTAACTTAATTGATGAAGATGGCAATCCACTTGGCGTTCAATGGACACAATTTCGCTTTGCTGCTGCGCCGCCAACGGCCGAAGATGACGTGAAGAAAACCGATTGGCAAACTCAGCAAATCTATATGGCGCACAGCGCAGTCACTACAACCGATAAACATTACGCCGATGAAAAATGGTCACGTGACCAAGTCTCTCTAGCAGGTGTTGATACTTCTCCATTTCGGGTTTACCTCGATGATTGGCAGTGGACTTCTTCAACCAACGATCTGTTCCCTGCTACATTGAATGCGAACTCCGAACAGTTTGGCTATTCGCTGACTCTTACCAGCAACGCGCCTTATCAAAAGCAAGGCGAGCAAGGTTACAGCACCAAAAGTGCCAATGGTCAGGTGGCTTCGTATTACTACAGCCAACCGTTTATTGATGTCTCCGGTGAAGTCACGATCGACGGCGAAACCCATCAAGTGTCGGGCAAAGGTTGGATAGACCGAGAGTGGAGCTCTCAATTCTTACTCGATTCACAACAAGGCTGGGACTGGTTTGCCTTAAGGTTGAGTGACGAAACCAGCTTGGTGGTGTTCCAATTGCGGGATTCCAAAACCGGACAGGCCAACTATTCGCACGCACGATTGATGCAAAAAGATGGCGAGGGAATCAAGATTGAGCAAAATGAAATTCGCTTAAAACCAACGAAGCAAACCCAAATCGAAGGCAGAGATTACCCAACCGAATGGCTAGTCTCTATTCCTGCTCAGCGAATTGAAGTCACGGTTTCAGCATTCAATCCCAATGCAAAAATGCCACTGTCCGTGCCGTACTGGGAAGGACCAGTAAGTATTGAAGGTTCACATTCAGGTACTGGCTACATGGAGCTTACAGGCTATTAA
- a CDS encoding DUF2999 family protein, with the protein MNPIIALLKENNISDEQINEIFQTLTQNPLAAMATISQLGLPQDKLQMLMAQVMQNPALIKEAVDELGLDFSKVEEAKEKLQSQNQNQGN; encoded by the coding sequence ATGAACCCGATTATTGCGCTGCTGAAAGAGAACAATATCAGCGACGAACAAATCAACGAGATTTTTCAGACTCTGACGCAAAACCCTCTAGCGGCAATGGCAACAATCAGCCAACTAGGTTTGCCACAAGACAAACTGCAAATGCTGATGGCGCAAGTGATGCAAAACCCTGCGCTAATCAAAGAAGCCGTAGATGAGCTGGGATTGGATTTCTCAAAGGTTGAAGAAGCAAAAGAGAAGCTTCAAAGCCAAAACCAAAACCAAGGCAACTAA
- a CDS encoding AraC family transcriptional regulator, giving the protein MRVDYHQRLVPVIRYLEQHFNEPLNLPEVAALANLSPYHFHRTFKAVQGETLADFIRRLRLEAAADDLFKSKQPVLNIALEYGFSSSQSLAKAFKQHYGVTPTAFRDCENYQQFSELARNSKIGHTLRKNGNEVTPSDSYTGSELTKWSTTMETQNFEKAKLAYIRVNGPYGQGYEEPSGRLYQWAGMKGLAGNTCIFIYHDNPEITPDEKCRTDICLMVPEDTEVPKGIELQDFPGGQYAVMRQHITDPSQYSKAWDDVMSKVIKSGIENDDRPCFELYHSFDPQTHHADVSFCTAIK; this is encoded by the coding sequence ATGCGCGTCGATTACCACCAACGACTGGTTCCTGTGATTCGTTATTTAGAACAACACTTTAATGAACCACTCAACCTGCCAGAAGTGGCTGCGCTGGCAAACCTTTCCCCTTATCACTTTCATCGCACCTTCAAAGCCGTGCAAGGCGAGACATTGGCCGATTTCATTCGACGTTTACGTCTAGAAGCCGCCGCCGATGACTTATTCAAATCCAAGCAACCGGTATTGAACATTGCCCTAGAGTACGGATTTTCTAGCTCACAGAGCTTAGCCAAAGCCTTCAAACAACATTATGGCGTCACACCTACAGCCTTTCGTGACTGCGAAAACTACCAGCAGTTTTCTGAATTAGCACGAAACAGCAAGATTGGACACACGTTGCGCAAGAATGGAAACGAAGTAACACCAAGCGATTCATATACTGGCTCTGAACTCACCAAATGGAGCACGACAATGGAAACGCAAAACTTTGAAAAAGCAAAACTGGCTTACATTCGCGTAAACGGCCCTTACGGCCAAGGCTATGAAGAGCCATCAGGTCGCTTGTATCAATGGGCAGGAATGAAAGGTTTGGCGGGCAATACCTGCATCTTCATCTACCATGACAACCCGGAAATTACGCCAGACGAGAAGTGTCGTACTGACATCTGTCTAATGGTGCCAGAAGATACGGAAGTACCGAAAGGCATTGAGCTGCAGGACTTCCCCGGCGGTCAATATGCGGTGATGCGCCAGCACATTACCGACCCGAGCCAATACTCAAAAGCGTGGGATGATGTCATGAGCAAGGTGATTAAATCCGGTATTGAGAACGACGACCGTCCTTGCTTTGAGCTCTACCACAGCTTCGACCCACAAACGCACCATGCAGACGTTAGCTTCTGCACCGCCATCAAATAA
- a CDS encoding helix-turn-helix domain-containing protein, which produces MILPIRQVRLNLGEPCRAIEVSHDQDDPFLEPHRHEYWELVWCKEDKGTQSIDFVEYENRTNRLFTIAPGQVHLSEFMGNNVRLLVFVPGFVETNKRSTQLVESVFATHSNRPPYIDCSEEGIPYLEPLFNMIREECERGEKECDWGLVESLINCFLRYLLRYAKASSEKGEQRDTRVGQLVELIDLHYKEEKKCQFYASKLALTSKRLNEIVKAERGKTVTQLIHDRIMLEANRDLVFSVKTIKTIALELGFEDPAYFSRFYRKQMSESPAEFRLRCVDSTTL; this is translated from the coding sequence ATGATTCTGCCAATCCGACAAGTACGACTCAATTTAGGTGAACCGTGTCGAGCGATTGAAGTTTCTCACGATCAAGACGATCCCTTTCTTGAGCCTCATCGCCACGAATATTGGGAATTGGTTTGGTGTAAAGAAGACAAAGGCACGCAAAGCATCGATTTCGTTGAATACGAAAACCGCACCAATCGCTTATTCACCATTGCACCGGGCCAGGTGCACCTGTCTGAGTTTATGGGCAACAATGTCCGCTTGCTGGTGTTTGTACCCGGCTTTGTTGAAACCAACAAACGCAGTACACAACTGGTCGAAAGCGTCTTTGCTACTCACAGCAACCGTCCTCCTTACATTGATTGCAGTGAAGAAGGCATTCCGTACTTAGAGCCTCTGTTCAATATGATCAGAGAAGAATGTGAACGTGGCGAAAAGGAGTGTGATTGGGGCTTGGTGGAGTCACTCATCAACTGCTTTTTACGTTATTTACTACGTTACGCCAAAGCATCAAGCGAGAAAGGCGAACAGCGCGATACACGTGTTGGGCAATTGGTTGAGCTTATCGACCTGCATTACAAAGAAGAGAAAAAGTGCCAGTTCTATGCGTCGAAGCTCGCGCTAACCAGCAAGCGCCTTAACGAGATCGTCAAAGCTGAGCGAGGCAAAACCGTTACCCAACTGATTCATGACCGCATCATGCTCGAAGCCAATCGCGATCTGGTTTTTTCTGTTAAAACTATTAAAACCATCGCCCTTGAATTAGGTTTTGAGGATCCGGCCTATTTTAGCCGTTTCTATCGTAAACAGATGAGTGAATCACCTGCCGAGTTTCGACTCAGATGTGTAGATAGTACAACATTATAA
- a CDS encoding GNAT family N-acetyltransferase, with the protein MSFQTLKQGEAIPFNESLTIQLIQGSDLQDIINMLNDDQVNQYLFFAPADNSLFEGFFGPIIESTAQAIKDGVWADSPTFVIRDHLGKYMGMCAVTSVMFLAGNYEVGYQLPVCAWGKGVATRACQMMTEIGFTELNAHKVSADCYGSNAGSYKTLEKNGFTQEGRQKDYYKLEQGFDDKLYYGMTAEQFASFNR; encoded by the coding sequence ATGTCATTTCAAACACTAAAACAAGGCGAAGCCATCCCATTTAACGAATCGTTGACTATCCAACTGATTCAAGGCTCTGATCTACAAGATATTATCAATATGCTGAACGACGATCAGGTCAATCAGTATCTGTTCTTCGCACCTGCTGACAACAGCTTGTTTGAAGGTTTCTTTGGACCAATCATCGAGAGTACGGCACAAGCGATTAAAGACGGAGTTTGGGCGGACAGCCCGACGTTCGTCATTCGCGATCACCTAGGCAAGTACATGGGGATGTGCGCCGTCACATCTGTGATGTTCTTAGCGGGTAACTACGAAGTAGGCTATCAACTGCCAGTTTGTGCTTGGGGTAAAGGTGTTGCAACCCGTGCTTGCCAAATGATGACGGAGATTGGATTTACCGAGCTAAACGCACATAAAGTTAGTGCTGATTGCTACGGGTCTAATGCTGGGTCTTACAAGACTCTTGAGAAAAATGGCTTTACTCAAGAAGGCCGTCAGAAAGACTATTACAAGCTAGAGCAAGGCTTTGACGACAAGCTTTACTACGGTATGACCGCAGAGCAGTTTGCGTCTTTCAATCGCTAA
- the ahpC gene encoding alkyl hydroperoxide reductase subunit C produces MINTQIKPFAATAYKNGEFVEVTEQDVLGKWAVFFFYPADFTFVCPTELGDLADHYEELQKRGVEVYSVSTDTHFTHKAWHDSSDTIGKIQYYMLGDQTGNITNNFGVMREGQGLADRATFLIDPEGTIQAMEITAEGIGRDAEDLLRKVKAAQYVAAHPGEVCPAKWKEGEETLAPSLDLVGKI; encoded by the coding sequence ATGATTAATACTCAAATCAAACCATTTGCAGCTACAGCGTACAAAAACGGCGAATTCGTTGAAGTAACAGAACAAGACGTTCTAGGTAAATGGGCAGTATTCTTCTTCTACCCAGCAGACTTTACGTTTGTATGTCCAACAGAACTGGGCGACCTAGCAGACCACTACGAAGAGCTACAAAAACGTGGCGTAGAAGTTTACTCAGTATCAACTGACACACACTTCACTCACAAAGCATGGCACGACAGCTCAGACACAATCGGTAAGATTCAGTACTACATGCTTGGCGACCAAACAGGCAACATCACAAATAACTTCGGTGTGATGCGTGAAGGTCAAGGTCTTGCAGACCGTGCAACGTTCCTAATCGACCCAGAAGGTACTATCCAAGCAATGGAAATCACTGCTGAAGGTATCGGTCGTGACGCAGAAGACCTACTACGCAAAGTGAAAGCAGCTCAATACGTAGCAGCGCACCCAGGCGAAGTTTGCCCAGCTAAATGGAAAGAAGGTGAAGAGACACTAGCTCCATCACTAGACCTAGTTGGCAAAATCTAA
- a CDS encoding helix-turn-helix domain-containing protein encodes MIAWKQSLPEYEWLIHQVWYLEVPEGEVIDPKPHLIPNPRAHLLFTPPEQGYSYDTGDTKLAGKGCHLLTANEHLLLLEDMAPIKRIGITFRPGGLHAIESLFSDASQVAAINQCEWFDWLNTAFDERFQQGLWQLELELQDSPQCLLGYIKRHLDALDIEPCRTKPFLVSQKAVSVMDAQALLSPELAMDIDEIAKQCACSRRTLERSFKQVVGLSVKQYQQMARLEQMILTLYKQQEAIDWASFSQQFGFSDQSHLIRTLKQQLRKTPSKYLKKRDLTIDIYGDFEL; translated from the coding sequence ATGATAGCTTGGAAACAGTCTCTGCCAGAGTACGAATGGCTCATTCATCAAGTTTGGTACTTGGAAGTGCCAGAGGGTGAAGTCATTGACCCCAAGCCGCACCTTATTCCAAACCCGCGTGCTCATTTACTCTTTACGCCACCAGAGCAAGGCTACAGCTATGACACGGGAGACACAAAGCTTGCTGGCAAAGGCTGCCACTTATTAACGGCCAACGAACATTTGCTGTTGTTGGAAGATATGGCTCCCATCAAACGTATTGGTATCACCTTTCGCCCAGGGGGTTTGCATGCCATTGAGTCACTGTTTAGTGATGCATCCCAAGTCGCCGCAATTAACCAATGCGAATGGTTTGATTGGCTTAACACTGCGTTTGATGAGCGATTTCAACAAGGTTTATGGCAACTAGAGTTAGAGTTGCAAGATTCACCGCAATGTTTGCTTGGCTATATCAAGCGACATTTAGATGCGTTAGATATTGAACCTTGTCGTACCAAACCGTTTTTGGTGTCGCAAAAAGCGGTGTCCGTGATGGATGCTCAAGCACTACTTTCACCCGAGTTAGCGATGGATATTGATGAGATCGCCAAACAGTGCGCCTGTTCTCGCAGAACGCTTGAGCGCAGTTTCAAGCAAGTGGTGGGGTTGAGCGTTAAGCAGTATCAACAAATGGCACGTCTGGAGCAGATGATTTTGACGCTCTACAAGCAACAAGAAGCGATTGATTGGGCGAGCTTCTCACAGCAATTTGGTTTCAGTGACCAATCGCATTTGATTCGTACCCTCAAACAGCAGCTAAGAAAAACGCCGAGCAAGTACTTGAAAAAGCGTGACTTAACCATCGATATCTATGGCGATTTTGAGTTGTAA
- the ahpF gene encoding alkyl hydroperoxide reductase subunit F, giving the protein MLDQAIQQQLKQYLANVKEEVRLVVSLDESKASNDILSLANQIAEMSDLITVERDDNASARKPVMAVTNPAKGTALRFAGLPMGHEFTSLVLALLHSGGHPIKLEPEVIEQIAALDKELDVEIFISLSCQNCPDVVQAFNMMAAINPKVKATMIDGGLFQDEVKKRDIMAVPSVFVNGELFGQGRMSLTEILNKVDDGASEKAAKALSEKDPYDVLVVGGGPGGSAAALYAARKGIRTGVVAKRFGGQVMDTMAIENFISVKRTEGPKLATDLAEHLKEYDVDVVTEQQAEKLMGAAHTEDGLIHIQLESGATLKSKSVILSPGARWREMNVPGEQEYRNKGVAYCPHCDGPLFKGKKTAVIGGGNSGIEAAIDLAGIVEHVTVLEFADVLRADQVLIDKANSLPNVDIITMAQTTEVVGDGTRVTSLKYKDRNTDEIKEIELSGIFVQIGLVPNTEWLKDSEVALSERGEIEVGSRGDTSLEGVFAAGDATTVPYKQIIIAMGEGAKASLGAFDYLIRKQG; this is encoded by the coding sequence ATGTTAGACCAAGCGATCCAACAACAACTCAAACAATATCTGGCTAATGTAAAAGAAGAAGTTCGTTTAGTGGTTAGTCTAGATGAAAGCAAAGCATCGAATGATATTTTGTCTCTGGCGAACCAAATCGCCGAGATGAGCGACCTAATCACTGTTGAACGTGACGACAACGCAAGCGCACGTAAACCAGTGATGGCGGTAACTAACCCAGCAAAAGGCACAGCACTACGCTTTGCAGGCTTGCCAATGGGTCACGAATTTACCTCTCTAGTATTGGCACTGCTTCACTCTGGCGGTCACCCAATCAAACTAGAACCAGAAGTGATTGAGCAAATCGCAGCACTAGACAAAGAGCTAGACGTCGAAATCTTCATTTCACTGTCGTGCCAAAACTGTCCAGACGTGGTTCAAGCGTTCAACATGATGGCGGCGATCAACCCGAAAGTAAAAGCAACCATGATCGACGGTGGTTTGTTCCAAGATGAAGTGAAGAAGCGCGACATCATGGCCGTACCAAGCGTATTCGTGAACGGTGAGCTGTTCGGTCAAGGCCGTATGTCTCTGACTGAAATCCTAAACAAAGTCGATGACGGCGCGAGCGAGAAAGCCGCGAAAGCACTGAGCGAAAAAGACCCATACGATGTACTTGTTGTCGGCGGTGGTCCTGGTGGTAGCGCAGCTGCTCTATACGCTGCTCGTAAAGGTATTCGCACTGGCGTTGTTGCTAAACGCTTTGGTGGTCAGGTTATGGACACCATGGCAATTGAGAACTTCATTTCGGTAAAACGCACTGAAGGTCCAAAACTGGCAACTGACCTAGCAGAACACTTAAAAGAATACGACGTAGACGTCGTGACTGAGCAACAAGCTGAGAAGCTAATGGGCGCAGCACACACAGAAGACGGTTTGATTCACATCCAACTTGAAAGCGGCGCAACGCTGAAGAGTAAGAGTGTCATCCTAAGCCCTGGTGCACGCTGGCGTGAAATGAACGTTCCGGGTGAGCAAGAGTACCGCAACAAAGGCGTCGCGTACTGCCCACACTGTGACGGCCCACTGTTCAAAGGCAAGAAAACTGCGGTTATCGGTGGTGGTAACTCAGGCATCGAAGCCGCTATCGACCTTGCAGGTATCGTAGAACACGTAACGGTTCTTGAATTCGCAGACGTACTTCGCGCAGACCAAGTGCTTATCGACAAAGCGAACTCACTACCAAACGTAGACATCATCACGATGGCGCAAACAACAGAAGTAGTGGGCGACGGTACTCGCGTAACAAGCTTGAAGTACAAAGACCGCAACACAGATGAAATCAAAGAGATTGAACTGTCAGGTATCTTTGTTCAAATCGGTCTAGTACCAAACACAGAATGGCTAAAAGATTCAGAAGTAGCCCTATCTGAGCGCGGCGAGATTGAAGTCGGTAGCCGTGGCGATACTAGCCTAGAAGGTGTCTTCGCAGCCGGTGACGCTACAACCGTCCCTTATAAACAGATCATCATTGCGATGGGTGAAGGTGCAAAAGCAAGCTTAGGCGCATTTGATTACCTAATCCGTAAGCAAGGTTAA
- a CDS encoding MATE family efflux transporter — translation MAINLKTDPISKSFYQYLWPALTGMVIKSLFIMGDALFIGLGVGPDGLGAIALIIPPFSIFTAIAMMVGIGGAAKMSIEIGKGNTESSQVWFSQSMLITTLLSTFTVVFALIWLDELIAFMGASGNLAQLAHDYLIVLLPFFVLYSLAWVLSCFVRNDTNPKLATYAMSIGAITNLAFDYLFIIEMNMGMKGAAYGTAIAQAVIALILLAHFVRKKGSLQLSLKGIGLSKTKEILSIGTPTFFIEVTSAMTIVLFNYVLLSQFGESHIIAYGLTTNVGVFALFVMVGIAQACQPIISFNHGAGRPERIDEILKLGIKAAMGSGTVFLLGIWLLAPLIAAIYLGNANDLIPIAASALTFYFFGVPLMGLNMVIANLFQAIAKPKQATLISLSRGFVFVAIGVLLLPKFFPQDGIWASILFAETLTAVISLSMLFNYRKRAMELTASLVSSS, via the coding sequence ATGGCTATCAATCTAAAAACTGATCCCATTTCAAAATCCTTTTATCAGTATCTATGGCCAGCTCTCACAGGAATGGTGATCAAATCACTTTTCATCATGGGGGATGCCCTATTTATTGGCTTGGGTGTCGGCCCGGATGGTCTTGGCGCTATCGCCCTGATTATCCCACCGTTCTCCATTTTTACCGCCATTGCGATGATGGTCGGTATTGGTGGCGCAGCGAAAATGTCGATAGAAATTGGCAAAGGCAACACCGAGTCCAGTCAGGTGTGGTTCAGCCAATCCATGTTGATTACCACTCTGTTATCAACATTCACAGTGGTTTTCGCACTGATTTGGTTAGATGAACTGATTGCCTTTATGGGGGCGTCAGGCAACTTGGCTCAGCTTGCTCATGATTACCTCATTGTGCTGCTGCCCTTCTTTGTTCTTTACTCGCTTGCTTGGGTACTCTCTTGTTTCGTGCGCAACGACACCAACCCCAAATTAGCGACCTATGCGATGTCAATTGGTGCAATTACCAACCTTGCATTTGATTACCTGTTCATCATTGAAATGAACATGGGAATGAAAGGTGCGGCCTACGGAACAGCCATAGCTCAAGCAGTCATTGCGCTGATTCTGTTGGCCCACTTCGTGCGTAAGAAAGGCTCGTTGCAGCTCAGCCTAAAAGGTATTGGTTTGAGCAAAACCAAAGAGATTTTGAGCATCGGCACACCAACCTTCTTTATCGAAGTAACCTCGGCGATGACTATCGTGTTGTTTAACTACGTGTTGCTATCGCAGTTTGGTGAGAGCCACATCATTGCCTACGGCTTAACCACTAACGTGGGTGTGTTTGCACTGTTTGTGATGGTCGGCATCGCGCAAGCTTGTCAGCCAATCATCAGCTTTAACCATGGTGCGGGTCGCCCAGAACGCATTGATGAGATTCTAAAACTGGGAATAAAAGCAGCCATGGGCAGTGGCACTGTATTCCTTCTAGGCATCTGGTTGTTAGCACCATTGATTGCGGCGATTTACTTAGGTAACGCGAACGACTTAATCCCGATTGCGGCAAGTGCACTGACGTTCTACTTCTTCGGTGTGCCGCTGATGGGGTTGAACATGGTGATTGCCAACCTGTTCCAAGCGATTGCCAAGCCAAAGCAGGCGACGCTGATTTCATTGAGCCGAGGATTTGTATTTGTTGCTATAGGTGTTTTGCTACTGCCTAAGTTCTTCCCGCAAGACGGCATTTGGGCGAGCATTCTCTTCGCAGAAACTCTCACCGCGGTGATCAGTTTGAGCATGTTATTCAACTACCGAAAACGCGCAATGGAGCTAACTGCTTCCTTGGTAAGCAGTTCCTAG
- a CDS encoding ABC transporter permease, with protein sequence MKQTRLTHTKLTLNLFTAHYRQAPLQAAAILIGIVLAVTLFVAVQAINLNAKRSYAESTKQLSAQAQDLIIPPAGQNDLPESLYFTLRQNGLSAALPVIEGRVRDEQGRRWSVQGSELIAALTSRARYSTDNEQDVSLFDSALPLPELLAGDPIVMISQSQHQNLGEIDTLTLDDIKTKVIVLPDEWQLGSRMLMDIGFAQQLLNKQDQLSYIAIFDADLDSRTQWQHLVGKQGQWIANNQSTDLGSLTDSFHLNLTAMSLLAFLVGLFIAYNGVKYSLLKRNRLLVQIQQAGIAPVVVFSALLIELTILVTLGASLGFVLGMQLSHWLHPTVALTLEQLYGATLLPETWQWQWWAQALLLTLAATLLACWQHFEQRVRQPLSSHGGFYQAPERSNENQLFVIGIVLTALALAGLWLSEHHRFTMAWLGILMVSIPLYLPKTLSVLAHWSEQRTKSGLLQYLFAELRELISPLSLAMMALLLAVTANMGMNTLVGSFESTLKQWLEQRLHADIYVSPAQGEIANVERALEQFDNVETVYKQYYVDDNLQGLPILLGTKDKDTLEQTMVFNSHLENFWQRFYQGELVAISEPTAVKLGLSLGSELKLDAIPNKNLLVGAIFHDYGSPNGEVLLAPKLWQESGFTDLPTSLGIKVSGDPQIVYDQLREQLNLHPSQLYDQAQIKSIALDIFSQTFAITRALNGVTLMVAVIGLFSACFMLLDARKAAIARLYALGVSRRKLMAMVVGQIVALVSFTLVIAVPLGAMVGYVLTDIVTLRAFGWSLNYLWNWSDALSIAAITILVAVIATLIPLWRLVSKPVVSSLQSEVL encoded by the coding sequence ATGAAGCAAACTAGGCTCACGCATACCAAGCTCACACTAAACTTATTTACGGCGCACTATCGGCAAGCGCCCCTTCAAGCTGCTGCCATTCTGATTGGCATCGTGCTTGCGGTGACTTTGTTTGTCGCCGTCCAAGCTATCAACCTCAATGCGAAACGTAGCTATGCAGAATCCACCAAGCAACTCAGCGCGCAAGCACAAGATTTGATCATTCCTCCAGCAGGGCAAAACGACTTACCTGAGTCACTCTACTTCACCCTCAGACAAAACGGTTTGAGCGCGGCGCTGCCTGTCATTGAAGGGCGAGTGAGAGATGAACAAGGTCGTCGATGGTCGGTGCAAGGCAGTGAACTGATTGCAGCGCTCACTTCACGAGCTCGTTACTCGACCGATAATGAGCAAGACGTTTCTTTATTCGATAGCGCGTTACCTCTGCCTGAACTTTTGGCAGGTGACCCCATTGTGATGATAAGCCAATCACAGCACCAGAATCTCGGAGAAATAGACACACTGACTCTGGACGATATCAAAACTAAGGTCATTGTATTGCCCGATGAATGGCAGCTAGGTAGCCGCATGTTGATGGATATTGGCTTCGCGCAGCAGTTACTCAACAAACAAGACCAGCTTAGTTACATTGCCATCTTTGATGCCGACCTTGATTCTCGGACCCAATGGCAACACTTGGTTGGGAAGCAGGGGCAATGGATAGCCAACAACCAAAGCACCGATCTTGGTTCGTTAACCGACAGCTTCCACCTCAACCTCACTGCGATGAGTCTGCTCGCATTTTTAGTTGGGCTTTTCATCGCTTACAACGGCGTCAAATACAGCCTGCTCAAACGAAATCGACTATTGGTACAAATCCAGCAAGCGGGCATTGCCCCCGTAGTCGTCTTTTCTGCTCTATTAATCGAATTAACCATTTTGGTCACGCTTGGGGCTTCCCTTGGTTTTGTACTAGGAATGCAACTGAGTCACTGGCTGCACCCTACCGTTGCCCTAACACTGGAACAGCTTTACGGCGCGACCTTGCTTCCCGAAACATGGCAGTGGCAATGGTGGGCACAAGCTCTGTTACTCACCTTAGCCGCAACTTTGCTTGCTTGTTGGCAGCACTTTGAGCAGCGAGTGCGACAACCCCTCTCTTCTCATGGCGGCTTTTATCAAGCGCCAGAAAGGTCCAACGAGAACCAACTGTTCGTTATTGGCATTGTGTTGACGGCTCTCGCGCTCGCAGGGTTATGGCTGAGTGAGCATCATCGCTTCACCATGGCGTGGCTCGGCATACTCATGGTGTCGATTCCTTTGTATCTCCCGAAAACACTCAGCGTATTAGCCCATTGGAGCGAGCAACGCACCAAATCTGGGTTACTCCAATACTTGTTTGCTGAGCTGCGCGAACTGATCTCGCCTCTTTCACTCGCCATGATGGCGTTACTTCTCGCGGTGACTGCCAATATGGGGATGAATACTTTAGTTGGCAGCTTTGAATCGACACTCAAACAGTGGCTCGAACAAAGGTTGCATGCGGATATTTATGTCAGTCCTGCTCAAGGTGAAATTGCCAATGTTGAACGCGCTCTAGAACAGTTCGATAACGTAGAGACCGTTTACAAGCAATACTACGTCGATGATAACTTGCAAGGCTTACCGATTTTGCTTGGTACCAAAGACAAAGACACCTTAGAACAAACCATGGTGTTCAATTCGCATTTGGAAAACTTCTGGCAACGCTTTTACCAAGGTGAGTTAGTCGCCATCAGTGAACCAACCGCGGTCAAACTGGGTTTATCACTGGGTAGCGAGCTTAAGCTTGATGCAATTCCAAATAAGAACCTGCTTGTGGGTGCGATATTCCATGATTACGGCTCACCCAATGGTGAAGTGTTATTGGCACCAAAATTATGGCAAGAGAGTGGCTTTACCGACCTGCCGACAAGCCTCGGCATTAAAGTCTCGGGGGACCCACAAATCGTATACGACCAACTGCGCGAGCAACTGAATCTGCATCCAAGTCAGCTCTACGATCAGGCGCAAATCAAATCCATCGCGTTGGATATATTCTCGCAAACCTTCGCCATTACGCGCGCGCTCAACGGCGTGACGTTGATGGTCGCCGTGATTGGTTTGTTCAGCGCTTGTTTCATGTTGCTCGACGCGCGAAAAGCCGCCATTGCAAGGCTATATGCCCTTGGCGTCAGTCGCCGTAAATTGATGGCAATGGTGGTAGGACAGATCGTCGCTTTGGTCAGCTTTACTCTGGTTATCGCCGTACCGCTCGGTGCCATGGTGGGTTATGTGCTTACAGATATTGTCACCCTGCGCGCTTTTGGTTGGAGCCTAAATTATCTGTGGAATTGGAGTGATGCGCTGAGCATTGCGGCGATCACCATCTTGGTGGCGGTGATTGCAACCTTAATTCCTCTGTGGCGATTGGTCAGCAAACCAGTCGTGTCCAGTCTGCAAAGCGAGGTGCTGTGA